The following proteins are encoded in a genomic region of Doryrhamphus excisus isolate RoL2022-K1 chromosome 6, RoL_Dexc_1.0, whole genome shotgun sequence:
- the spg11 gene encoding spatacsin isoform X1 yields the protein MEDCSSIEVALIPENQHCREVADVLKAQLAPGEALLGSLELSGTLVVWDPANREVAPVTIDGCYQDFSWEEANGHHGVGGSLRLLAVGSCCTLAMLEVDTERIPFLSMHSVHECPAQHLQQAVSELDQCLCSLKVARVVSCISGRCCLLMNATWLLEITWSPTQKLPQTLTCCRLTPTEGATVAHCCVCDNTAFALSESGLVSVYNIRNGVLLATIDLPASLSPALMEEELVFPPFCLLEVSADLSTAVAITHTHLAVAIDLNDYFKRNPGHLLCEATTTHPLLRPQQPNDEDSLASSSCNLSTLGWSFNTDRSWGSRLTTMYNTVQQPPSSSSFSSACSAATTWSSSLSSRESHQPLPSAHCRVPPGGTAVTFAIPESSVPSLLSVSEFSAMLTFLSPGNMRTVGVLWDLQSRNARYHETDGQAVPVEVCGERHHTLLLKKAGMFQVLFSVSQQDLLTRLMLFGSAATVDAVCHLNSWGRCSIPIHSLKAGVKNRQLDTVDFYLKSKENLLTLSSSSLKERVQTLCPALDLLCTTIKESNSDAQSRQFSEQLLHITLNFVNAQIRYVLTHMHYEDEDVQSCVDVLNEYLAKLRTFMKKYPWPVGGDTLKNDASAEEEDEWELLPIEELVHLSVLTNDIPRAQAALRRRGDPEWRLSAIRAVGLRQVFSCLQRRDLQTAKVLLTNMGFNVKKELHQICIYTDDKDLREFVGEELSRQAYFSEDESQSVAFIKEVEHLFALPASRHPHVHSSSRVVEVFLREAGGGEVLDKVLAEKRFENEDAELWKNVRLDWVKNWNQSSRTAILLSRRQPSDFRMCDAGMLWRHMTTLHNQHGVVDWIKSSDDSSTSGWPQLSPEVVNNNMLCSFFLREDILDLLARRGMFIPDELADLELLLWRLAQGEGLMACSPPLPQHRSPHGLDLHSLVISWCLEHGLQYLLYAYLEHYRLTPRNCPLLAGGGSMQTQPWFDMLVKIQEISRDLTDPAKVFQASLTSAQVLLPGSPPSLSSLLLEGHSLLALATIMFAPGGIDQVVLQAERSTSSECSVDPQLMKMALTAYPKLRAALFPAGPRGPGPFSDISIYHLLQSLHPLDPCRLFGWQAANSLNSNETTELPHFSSPQLVDSFALVDNLDYLYYVQHGRPSFAFATFLLQELIGCDDVSLLLQQVLQNVHRLAVQSFNMASVVAAAVCFCELLGVSSLRLRVDVKVMNAILTHWTQHTTHCGYTQPLHTLVSKGIKLVEAEPGAAEELLGYLEAAVMDSLDEKTVSRSSWEAAQEWALPVQFCHLHALTLSSAYPAHCARDGQYMHFLLFVQLHHFPPSQVQSLLAQFGPALQDHLRLAFQNLHVFSQGSSEGQESPRELFQVLLRSQERPEPTRYLLHEALGQHCPTLAVLASCTKEVELLQCLCVWLLSSIDNVTAEEATSHLADMPQHPQWTLHDLSIIWRTLLGRGLVRPLLRGFQLFQRDCPLLAVLSMFELCCDFKNFSEAKVKLLDFQRTLVTLKSSNQAPPAGLPLQWLESQASTLLLIMLQRCSSQYHLHRLLLLLADVDKLLKTDGPDFRKLSQLSQLLQGSDVSVSPRLLQCNSSSVQQLEFQATVDDLQSRGFYSQARQVAMLADLPVHRLLLCQLLQEVQCQRSKRQWSRLETRVTFWKRCHQQLQAESANPESASQFLLSQAESLKSDPSAVPEAQSELLAARERCLLLGMAAHWLSQCNPPPADQLEILEKKLWISLVRQHALVAAMERESVFNLPSPAVTSDMNTYEVLMKEFSFSNISELNTDTLLSLEGLPGPAEEHLDVDPVLNPAEKNTLAVLVDGLLDKGSIHEASRVCRYFSLYHPDVWLVLRCRGLASGELSSETQDVPEGPPMRLLHTSPSLSSLSSFVMLPLPEDKLAAQLQKLVDQCSHGNNYCKQVLSLYQLSKELQCSFSHMTREDPRCVLEKLLLSEQPERFRNAQVFIKARSFSAEVVAELVASSLVHALLAATQELQPGERQAFRPSEGREPLIQLITLCEDPNLVGMKVLEKLKSVPLRDLSCIVELLIVAHDCFSLTCNMEGIVRVLQAARHVSHAYLAPSEHYGLLVRLLTGMGRYNEMTYVFDLLHQNHRFEMLLRKKIDTDRGQSSSLKTALLDYIKRCLPADSEKHNMVALCFSMRREIGENHEMAARTQLKIIESQPWVVSPELKSSLLKVLALLKDAAESFSKDACVHQASRCVRTAKLVTLQLHFLNQGSDLRVVNLRPADMHHALMTLPRCYHVLVVSEAYNYSPDWVELVYNKVLLNGDFAYLEELKRHRPLTSSFFQDVFNKLEGAPSGVTVNVRRLLAYCDDVYVRYRLAYQRNLHDVTKTLLQDAMTSSYLNDKIS from the exons ATGGAGGACTGTTCCTCTATCGAGGTGGCGCTCATCCCGGAGAACCAGCACTGCCGGGAGGTGGCGGACGTACTCAAAGCTCAACTGGCGCCAGGTGAAGCTTTGCTCGGGAGCCTGGAGCTTAGTGGTACGCTGGTGGTGTGGGACCCGGCCAACAGGGAGGTTGCTCCGGTCACGATAGACGGCTGCTACCAGGA CTTCTCCTGGGAGGAGGCGAATGGCCACCATGGAGTGGGTGGATCCCTGCGTCTGCTGGCTGTCGGCTCTTGTTGCACACTGGCCATGCTGGAGGTGGACACAGAGAGAATACCATTCCTTTCCATGCACAGCGTCCATGAATGTCCTGCACAGCACCTCCAACAGGCTGTATCAGAGTTGGACCAGT GTTTGTGCAGCCTGAAGGTAGCGCGTGTGGTCTCGTGCATATCGGGCCGCTGTTGCCTGCTTATGAATGCCACCTGGCTACTGGAGATCACGTGGTCGCCCACACAGAAATTGCCGCAGACTCTGACCTGCTGCCGACTCACTCCAACGGAGGGCGCAACTGTGGCCCATTGCTGCGTATGTGACAACACAGCATTCGCCCTGAGCGAGAGTGGACTTGTCT CTGTGTATAATATCAGAAATGGCGTCCTTCTGGCCACCATCGACCTTCCCGCCTCCCTGAGCCCAGCCTTGATGGAGGAGGAGCTTGTCTTCCCTCCCTTTTGCCTCCTGGAGGTGTCGGCTGACCTGAGCACAGCCGTGGCCATCACTCACACTCACCTTGCCGTCGCCATTGACCTCAATGACTATTTCAA gAGGAACCCAGGCCACCTGCTGTGTGAGGCGACAACTACTCACCCTCTGCTCCGACCCCAGCAACCCAATGACGAGGACAGCTTGGCCAGCTCCAGCTGCAACCTTTCCACGCTGGGATGGAGCTTCAACACTGACCG CTCCTGGGGGTCTCGTCTGACCACCATGTACAACACAGTCCAGcagcctccttcctcctcctccttctcctctgcCTGCTCAGCAGCCACGACCTGGTCCTCCTCACTCTCCAGCCGGGAGTCCCACCAGCCTCTGCCCTCTGCCCATTGTAGAGTCCCCCCCGGCGGGACAGCTGTGACTTTTGCCATCCCAGAATCTTCCGTCCCATCCCTGCTCTCTGTCTCGGAGTTCTCTGCCATGTTAACCTTTCTCTCCCCCGGCAACATGCGCACTGTTGGCGTCTTGTGGGACTTGCAGTCCAGGAATGCAAGGTACCACGAGACAGACGGCCAAGCGGTACCAGTGGAAGTCTGTGGAGAGAGACATCATACTCTGCTCCTCAAGA AAGCGGGAATGTTCCAGGTCTTGTTCTCAGTTTCCCAGCAGGACTTGCTCACCAGGCTGATGTTGTTCGGCAGTGCGGCCACTGTAGACGCAGTTTGTCACCTGAATAGCTGGGGGCGCTGCTCCATCCCCATCCACTCACTGAAG GCGGGAGTGAAGAACCGTCAGCTGGACACGGTGGATTTCTACCTgaagagcaaagaaaacctcCTGACATTGAGCTCCTCCAGCCTGAAAGAAC GTGTCCAGACACTGTGTCCCGCTTTGGACCTGCTGTGTACCACCATCAAGGAATCAAACAGTGATGCTCAGAGCCGCCAGTTCTCAGAGCAGCTGCTCCACATCACACTCAACTTTGTCAACGCGCAGATACGCTATGTCCTCACTCACATGCACT atgaggatgaagatgtGCAGAGCTGCGTGGATGTCCTGAATGAATACCTCGCAAAACTTAGAACCTTCATGAAGAAATACCCTTGGCCTGTAGGGGGAGACACCCTCAAAAACGATGCATCTgctgaggaggaagacgagTGGGAGCTGCTGCCAATCGAG gaaTTGGTCCACCTGTCTGTCCTGACTAATGACATTCCTAGAGCACAAGCAGCTTTGAGGAGGCGAGGCGATCCAGAGTGGCGTCTATCGGCCATTAGGGCAGTTGGCCTGCGTCAGGTCTTCTCCTGCCTGCAGCGGCGAGACTTGCAGACCGCCAAAGTGCTCCTTACCAACATG GGATTCAACGTGAAGAAGGAGCTTCATCAGATCTGCATCTACACAGATGACAAGGACCTGCGGGAGTTTGTG GGGGAGGAGCTCTCCAGACAGGCCTACTTTTCTGAGGATGAGAGTCAAAGCGTTGCGTTCATCAAGGAGGTGGAGCATTTGTTTGCTCTTCCTGCTTCCCGCCACCCGCACGTCCACTCTTCCAGCAG GGTGGTGGAGGTGTTCCTCAGGGAGGCAGGAGGCGGAGAGGTTCTAGATAAGGTCTTGGCAGAGAAGAGGTTTGAGAATGAGGACGCAGAACTTTGGAAGAATGTGAGACTAGACTGGGTGAAGAACTGGAACCAGAGCAGCAGAACTGCCATCCTGCTGTCCAGACGCCAGCCCTCGG ATTTCCGCATGTGTGATGCCGGCATGTTATGGCGTCACATGACCACTCTCCACAACCAGCATGGCGTTGTTGACTGGATCAAGAGTAGTGATGACTCTAGCACCTCAGGGTGGCCGCAGTTAAGCCCAGAGGTGGTCAACAACAACATGTTATGCAGCTTCTTCCTGAGGGAGGACATCCTGGACCTACTGGCCAG GAGAGGAATGTTCATCCCTGATGAGCTCGCCGACTTAGAGCTGCTACTATGGCGGCTAGCTCAGGGGGAAGGACTGATGGCATGTTCTCCACCGCTCCCTCAGCACCGCTCTCCACATGGTCTGGACCTCCACTCTCTAGTCATTAGCTGGTGTCTGGAGCATGGTCTACAGTACCTCCTGTACGCCTACCTGGAGCACTACAG ATTGACTCCCAGGAACTGTCCTCTCCTTGCTGGTGGTGGCTCCATGCAGACTCAACCTTGGTTTGACATGCTGGTGAAGATCCAGGAGATCAGCAGAGATCTCACAG ACCCGGCAAAGGTTTTCCAGGCCAGTCTAACCAGTGCTCAGGTTCTGTTACCAGGCAGTCCACCATCCTTGAGCAGCCTTCTTCTGGAGGGTCACAGTCTGCTTGCCCTCGCCACCATTATGTTCGCCCCTGGCGGCATTGACCAA GTAGTACTTCAGGCCGAAAGGTCGACCAGCTCGGAGTGCTCGGTGGATCCTCAGCTGATGAAGATGGCACTGACAGCGTATCCCAAACTGAGAGCCGCCTTGTTCCCTGCAGGACCAAGAGGGCCCGGTCCATTCTCTGACATCTCCATCTACCATCTGCTGCAG TCGTTGCATCCACTGGACCCCTGTAGACTTTTCGGTTGGCAGGCGGCAAACTCCCTCAACTCCAACG AAACCACAGAGCTGCCTCACTTCTCCAGCCCACAGCTGGTGGACAGCTTTGCTCtggtggacaatttggactatTTGTATTATGTGCAACATGGCCGTCCCTCCTTCGCCTTCGCCACCTTCCTGCTCCAGGAGCTGATTGGCTGTGACGATGTCAGCCTACT tcTGCAGCAGGTTCTGCAGAATGTACACAGACTGGCTGTGCAGAGTTTCAACATGGCGTCTGTGGTGGCAGCTGCCGTCTGTTTCTGTGAGCTTCTGGGAGTCAGTAGCCTCCGGCTGAGAGTGGATGTCAAGGTCATGAATGCCATCTTGACACACTGGACACAACACACCACACACTGTGGCTACACACAGCCTCTACACACACTGG TGTCTAAAGGTATCAAGTTGGTGGAAGCAGAGCCAGGAGCAGCAGAAGAGCTGCTTGGCTACTTGGAAGCTGCAGTGATGGACAGTCTGGACGAGAAGACTGTGAGCAG GTCATCGTGGGAGGCGGCTCAGGAGTGGGCATTGCCCGTCCAGTTCTGTCATCTCCACGCTCTGACTCTCAGCTCTGCTTACCCTGCCCACTGTGCACGTGACGGACAATACATGCACTTCCTGTTGTTTGTCCAACTGCATCACTTCCCGCCATCGCAG GTTCAGTCACTGCTAGCACAGTTTGGGCCTGCTCTCCAGGATCACCTGAGGCTCGCCTTTCAAAACCTGCATGTTTTCAGTCAGGGCTCCTCGGAGGGGCAGGAGTCCCCCCGTGAGTTGTTTCAGGTGCTCCTGAGGAGCCAGGAGAGACCAGAGCCTACCAGGTACCTGCTGCACGAGGCGCTGGGGCAACACTGTCCGACCTTAGCTGTGCTGGCCTCTTGTACAAAG GAGGTGGAGCTGCTCcagtgcctgtgtgtgtggcttCTCTCCTCCATCGATAATGTGACTGCTGAAGAAGCCACCTCGCACCTGGCTGACATGCCTCAGCACCCTCAGTGGACCCTGCACGACCTATCAATCATCTGGAGGACGCTGCTGGGGCGGGGCCTTGTCAGGCCACTTCTACGAGGCTTCCAACTCTTCCAGAGg GACTGTCCCCTGCTTGCGGTGCTCAGCATGTTTGAGTTGTGCTGCGACTTCAAGAACTTTTCTGAGGCCAAAGTGAAGCTTCTTGACTTCCAAAGGACGCTCGTCACC CTGAAGAGTAGCAACCAGGCACCCCCAGCTGGACTCCCTCTGCAATGGCTGGAAAGTCAGGCGTCCACTTTGCTCCTCATCATGTTGCAGCGCTGCTCCTCCCAATACCACCTCCACCGCCTCCTGCTTCTCCTCGCCGACGTTGACAAACTCCTCAAAACTGACG gTCCGGATTTCAGAAAGCTGAGTCAACTGAGTCAGCTCCTGCAGGGGTCAGATGTCAGCGTCTCTCCCAGGTTGCTCCAGTGCAATTCCTCCTCTGTTCAGCAGTTGGAGTTCCAAGCCACAGTGGATGATCTACAGTCGCGGGGGTTCTATTCACAAGCCCGACAGGTGGCGATGCTGGCTGACCTTCCCGTCCACCGTCTCCTGCTGTGTCAG CTGCTCCAGGAAGTCCAGTGTCAGCGGTCCAAACGTCAGTGGTCCAGACTGGAGACCCGTGTGACCTTTTGGAAAAGGTGTCACCAGCAGCTGCAGGCTGAGAGCGCTAATCCTGAATCGGCTTCCCAGTTCCTCCTGTCACAGGCGGAATCTTTGAAGTCGGACCCTTCTGCGGTACCGGAGGCTCAGTCCGAGTTGTTGGCAGCCCGAGAGCGCTGCCTGCTACTCGGGATGGCCGCTCATTGGCTCTCCCAGTGCAACCCACCTCCGGCGGACCAGCTGGAGATCCTAGAGAAGAAACTGTGGATCAGTTTGGTCCGGCAGCATGCCCTGGTAGCTGCCATGGAGAGGGAGAGCGTTTTTAACCTGCCGTCGCCTGCTGTCACGTCTGACATGAACACGTATGAAGTCCTCATGAAGGAGTTTTCCTTCTCCAACATATCAGAGCTCAACACTGACACGCTCCTTAGTCTGGAAGGGCTTCCTGGCCCAGCTGAGGAGCATCTGGATGTGGATCCAGTTCTGAATCCAGCAGAGAAGAACACTCTGGCTGTGCTGGTTGATGGCTTATTAGACAAAGGAAGCATCCATGAAGCAAGCCGCGTGTGCCGATACTTCTCCCTGTATCATCCAGATGTCTGGCTGGTTCTACGCTGCAGAGGCTTGGCGTCCGGAGAACTCAGCTCCGAAACTCAAGACGTGCCTGAGGGTCCGCCAATGAGGCTCCTACACACCT CACCGTCGCTGAGCAGCTTGTCATCCTTTGTGATGCTTCCTCTTCCTGAAGACAAGCTGGCAGCGCAGCTCCAGAAGCTTGTGGATCAGTGTAGCCATGGCAACAACTACTGCAAACAAGTCCTCAGCCTCTACCAGCTGTCCAAG GAGCTGCAGTGTTCCTTCAGTCACATGACAAGGGAGGACCCACGCTGTGTTTTGGAGAAGCTACTGCTGTCTGAGCAGCCGGAGCGCTTCCGGAATGCTCAGGTCTTCATCAAAGCTCGGAGCTTCTCTGCTGAAGTTGTGGCCGAGTTGGTGGCGTCCTCGTTGGTTCACGCGCTGCTGGCAGCCACCCAGGAGCTGCAACCTGGTG AGAGGCAAGCGTTCAGACCATCAGAGGGGCGGGAACCTTTGATCCAGCTGATCACATTGTGTGAAGACCCAAATCTGGTGGGAATGAAAGTTCTGGAAAAACTCAAAAGTGTCCCACTGAGGGACTTGAGCTGCA TTGTGGAATTGCTGATTGTGGCCCACGACTGCTTCAGTCTGACCTGCAACATGGAGGGAATCGTCAGAGTGCTTCAAGCTGCCCGGCACGTAAGCCACGCCTACTTGGCGCCCAGTGAGCACTACGGCCTGCTG GTGCGCCTGCTGACCGGAATGGGCAGATACAACGAGATGACGTACGTGTTTGACCTGCTGCATCAGAACCATCGCTTTGAGATGCTGCTGAGGAAGAAGATAGACACAGACAGAGGACAG AGCTCCAGCCTGAAGACGGCACTGCTGGACTACATCAAACGCTGCCTGCCTGCAGACAGCGAGAAGCACaacatggtggcgctgtgtttcaGCATGAGGAGGGAGATCGGTGAGAACCATGAGATGGCAGCCCGGACGCAGCTGAAGATCATCGAGTCTCAGCCATGGG TGGTGTCTCCTGAGCTGAAAAGCTCTCTGCTCAAAGTCTTGGCTCTCTTGAAGGACGCTGCAGAGAGCTTCTCCAAG GATGCGTGCGTGCACCAGGCGAGTCGCTGCGTGCGCACGGCCAAGCTGGTCACTCTCCAGCTCCACTTCCTTAATCAAGGCTCCGACCTCCGTGTGGTCAATCTGCGTCCAGCTGACATGCACCATGCCCTCATGACGCTGCCCCGATGCTATCAC GTGCTGGTGGTGTCGGAGGCGTACAACTACAGCCCGGATTGGGTGGAGCTAGTATACAACAAAGTGCTTCTCAACGGAGACTTTGCCTACTTGGAGGAACTCAAACGCCATCGCCCCCTGACTTCCAGCTTCTTCCAAGACGTTTTCAATAA GCTGGAGGGCGCCCCTAGCGGTGTCACGGTAAATGTGCGACGCTTGCTGGCATACTGTGATGACGTATACGTACGTTACCGGCTGGCGTACCAGCGCAACCTCCACGATGTCACCAAAACCCTGCTGCAGGACGCCATGACATCCAGCTACCTCAATGACAAAATCAGCTGA